A window from Equus caballus isolate H_3958 breed thoroughbred chromosome 8, TB-T2T, whole genome shotgun sequence encodes these proteins:
- the LOC100065732 gene encoding tubulin alpha-3 chain, giving the protein MRECISIHVGQAGVQIGNACWELYCLEHGIQPDGQMPSDKTIGGGDDSFNTFFSETGAGKHVPRAVFVDLEPTVVDEVRTGTYRQLFHPEQLITGKEDAANNYARGHYTIGKEIVDLVLDRIRKLADLCTGLQGFLIFHSFGGGTGSGFASLLMERLSVDYGKKSKLEFAIYPAPQVSTAVVEPYNSILTTHTTLEHSDCAFMVDNEAIYDICRRNLDIERPTYTNLNRLIGQIVSSITASLRFDGALNVDLTEFQTNLVPYPRIHFPLATYAPVISAEKAYHEQLSVAEITNACFEPANQMVKCDPRHGKYMACCMLYRGDVVPKDVNAAIATIKTKRTIQFVDWCPTGFKVGINYQPPTVVPGGDLAKVQRAVCMLSNTTAIAEAWARLDHKFDLMYAKRAFVHWYVGEGMEEGEFSEAREDLAALEKDYEEVGVDSVEAEAEEGEEY; this is encoded by the exons ATG CGTGAGTGCATCTCTATCCACGTGGGGCAGGCGGGGGTCCAGATCGGCAATGCCTGCTGGGAATTGTACTGCCTTGAACATGGAATTCAGCCTGATGGTCAGATGCCAAGTGACAAAACCATCGGCGGTGGGGATGACTCATTCAACACGTTCTTCAGCGAGACTGGGGCTGGCAAGCATGTGCCCAGAGCTGTGTTTGTGGACCTGGAGCCCACCGTGGTCG ATGAAGTGCGCACAGGGACCTACAGGCAGCTCTTCCACCCGGAGCAGCTGATCACCGGGAAGGAAGACGCGGCCAATAATTACGCCAGAGGCCATTACACCATCGGCAAGGAGATCGTCGACCTGGTCCTGGACCGGATCCGCAAACTG gCGGATCTGTGCACGGGGCTGCAGGGCTTCCTCATCTTCCACAGCTTCGGGGGCGGCACCGGCTCTGGGTTTGCGTCTCTGCTCATGGAGCGGCTCTCCGTGGACTATGGCAAGAAGTCCAAGCTCGAATTTGCCATTTACCCAGCCCCCCAGGTTTCCACGGCTGTGGTGGAGCCCTACAACTCCATCCTGACCACTCACACGACCCTGGAACATTCTGATTGTGCCTTCATGGTGGACAACGAAGCCATCTACGACATATGTCGGCGCAACCTGGATATTGAGCGGCCCACATACACCAACCTCAATCGTCTGATCGGACAGATTGTGTCCTCCATCACGGCCTCCCTGCGGTTCGATGGGGCCCTGAATGTGGACTTGACGGAATTCCAGACCAACCTGGTCCCGTACCCCCGCATCCACTTCCCGCTGGCCACCTACGCCCCGGTTATCTCAGCCGAGAAGGCCTACCATGAGCAGCTGTCTGTGGCCGAGATCACCAATGCCTGCTTCGAGCCGGCCAACCAGATGGTCAAGTGTGACCCTCGCCATGGCAAGTACATGGCCTGCTGCATGTTGTACAGGGGCGACGTGGTCCCGAAAGATGTCAACGCGGCCATCGCCACCATCAAGACCAAGCGCACCATCCAGTTTGTGGATTGGTGCCCGACTGGATTTAAG gtgggcaTCAACTACCAGCCCCCCACGGTTGTGCCCGGGGGAGACCTGGCCAAGGTGCAGCGGGCAGTGTGCATGCTGAGCAACACCACCGCCATCGCCGAGGCCTGGGCCCGCCTGGACCATAAGTTCGATCTCATGTACGCAAAGCGAGCCTTTGTGCACTGGTACGTGGGGGAAGGCATGGAGGAAGGAGAGTTCTCTGAGGCCCGGGAGGACCTGGCGGCGCTGGAGAAGGACTACGAAGAGGTGGGCGTGGACTCCGTGGAAGCCGAGGCCGAAGAAGGGGAAGAATACTGA
- the LOC111774617 gene encoding derlin-3, with protein sequence MASSQPPLPPPPLLNVNCASSTSTAPRRQPPPLSRWGSRHGYGGSPAAPNAPLVPQQLELLSPFQLYFNPHLVLRKFQVWRLVTNFLFFGPLGFSFFFNMLFVFRYCRMLEEGSFRGRKADFVFMFLFGGVLMTLLGLLGSLFFLGQALTAMLVYVWSRRSPRVRVNFFHLLTFQAPFLPWALMGFSLLLGNSILVDLLGEPACPPSPSQAGCLAPEGLWEGHPGWLLPPQPSFSPAPDLSLTPPPSLALPASCFSQPLEHASRPVGFTSSGLTYWCLCGS encoded by the exons ATGGCGAGCTCCcagccgccgctgccgccgccgccgctcctcAACGTCAACTGCGCCTCCTCGACGTCAACCGCCCCTCGACGTCAACCGCCCCCGCTAAGC CGGTGGGGAAGTCGCCATGGCTACGGAGGCTCGCCGGCAGCGCCTAACGCGCCCCTGGTTCCGCAGCAGCTGGAGCTTCTCAGCCCCTTCCAGCTCTACTTCAACCCGCACCTCGTGCTCCGGAAGTTCCAG GTCTGGAGGCTCGTCACCAACTTCCTCTTCTTCGGGCCCCTGGGATTCAGCTTCTTCTTCAACATGCTCTTCGT CTTCCGCTACTGCCGCATGCTGGAGGAGGGTTCCTTCCGCGGCCGCAAGGCCGACTTCGTCTTCATGTTTCTCTTCGGGGGCGTCCTCATGACC CTGCTGGGGCTCCTGGGCAGCCTGTTCTTCCTGGGCCAGGCCCTCACCGCCATGCTGGTGTACGTCTGGAGCCGCCGCAGCCCTCGGGTGAGGGTCAACTTCTTCCACCTCCTCACCTTCCAGGCGCCATTCCTGCCCTGGGCGCTCATGGGCTTCTCCCTGTTGCTGGGCAACTCTATCCTCGTGGACCTGCTGGGTGAGCCTGCCTGTCCACCTAGCCCATCCCAAGCTGGCTGTCTGGCACCCGAGGGTCTGTGGGAGGGCCACCCAGGCTGGCTGCTCCCCCCACAGCCCTCCTTCTCACCTGCACCTGACCTCTCACttaccccaccccccagccttgCCCTCCCAGCTTCTTGCTTCTCACAGCCCCTGGAACATGCCAGCCGGCCTGTAGGTTTCACATCTTCAGGCCTGACCTACTGGTGCTTGTGTGGGTCCtga